The proteins below are encoded in one region of Aquisphaera giovannonii:
- a CDS encoding NHL repeat-containing protein, which yields MLSPITRSPRPRRRPFRPLPEPLEARECPSGGLLDPSFHGGAPVTTGVMDIAFATAIQPDGKMVVVGRHGTGAFGLTPVLAVARFNPDGSPDPAFGSGGVAYSSLTDVRASGMALQPDGKILVCGSVTVKTKGVSSEAYLVSRYNANGTPDTTFATKGTFTWDYGKGNDGASGMALLPDGSILVAGGANGNLAGGSSASVFKLSASGSLVTSYGTGGLFLANPGNAGSAAGSIALAPNGDAILVGGTKLGTAGGLADAGLIVAVTPAGRLDPGFNGAGYVATLGPGYSSLVFNDLAIQGTRIVVCGGLTADPPPGGTGGLLARFSLSGTLDATFGAAGYFTTGGVSSFRSLALEADGSIVAGGNQAYVGNDGSTYSEMAFAHLTADGALDTGFGALGTGIVYVQAGPQSAVYDLAITSDGRIFAVGYGYTATRVAALVRLTAP from the coding sequence ATGCTCTCGCCCATCACGCGCTCGCCACGGCCGCGTCGCAGGCCCTTCCGCCCCCTCCCCGAGCCGCTCGAGGCTCGCGAATGCCCCAGCGGCGGCCTGCTCGACCCGTCGTTCCACGGCGGGGCGCCGGTGACGACCGGCGTCATGGACATCGCCTTCGCAACCGCGATCCAGCCCGACGGGAAGATGGTGGTGGTCGGCCGGCATGGGACCGGCGCATTCGGCCTCACCCCCGTGCTGGCCGTGGCCCGGTTCAATCCTGACGGCTCCCCCGACCCGGCCTTCGGCAGCGGGGGGGTTGCGTACTCCTCCCTCACGGACGTCCGCGCCAGCGGGATGGCCCTCCAGCCCGACGGCAAGATCCTGGTATGCGGTTCCGTGACCGTCAAGACGAAGGGCGTGAGCTCCGAGGCCTATCTCGTCTCGCGGTACAACGCCAACGGCACCCCCGACACCACGTTCGCGACGAAGGGCACATTCACCTGGGACTACGGCAAGGGGAACGACGGGGCGAGCGGGATGGCCCTTCTCCCCGACGGGAGCATCCTCGTCGCCGGCGGTGCCAACGGGAACCTCGCCGGCGGCAGCAGCGCCTCGGTCTTCAAGCTCTCCGCGAGCGGCTCGCTCGTGACCTCTTACGGGACCGGCGGCCTGTTCCTGGCCAACCCGGGCAACGCCGGCAGCGCCGCCGGCTCGATCGCGCTGGCACCCAACGGGGACGCGATCCTGGTGGGTGGTACCAAGCTCGGCACGGCCGGCGGACTGGCCGACGCCGGCCTGATCGTCGCCGTGACGCCCGCGGGGAGGCTCGATCCGGGATTCAACGGCGCGGGCTACGTGGCCACCCTGGGCCCGGGATACAGCTCCCTCGTCTTCAACGACCTGGCGATCCAGGGGACCCGCATCGTCGTGTGCGGCGGCCTCACCGCGGATCCGCCCCCGGGAGGTACGGGCGGGCTGCTGGCCCGATTCAGCCTGTCGGGCACGCTCGACGCGACATTCGGGGCCGCCGGCTACTTCACCACGGGCGGCGTCAGCAGCTTCCGGTCCCTCGCCCTCGAGGCGGACGGCTCGATCGTCGCCGGGGGCAATCAGGCGTACGTCGGGAACGACGGCTCGACCTACAGCGAGATGGCGTTCGCCCACCTGACCGCCGACGGCGCCCTCGACACGGGCTTCGGGGCCCTCGGGACGGGGATCGTGTACGTCCAGGCCGGGCCCCAGAGCGCGGTGTACGACCTGGCCATCACGAGCGACGGGCGGATCTTCGCCGTCGGCTATGGCTACACGGCCACCCGCGTCGCCGCCCTCGTCCGGCTCACGGCCCCCTGA
- a CDS encoding NHL repeat-containing protein: MMRRRFHIDLEPLEDRRLLSGPGSLDPSFGAGGTVTTTFSGRDIASKLLVQADGKVVAVGANMARYNDNGTLDATFGKGGKVTSVSSRSAALVPAGTANAGKIVVAGTSSTKKTGSDFTLTRYNANGSVDASFGTRGVVTTDLGGYDVTEAVAVQPDGKIVVAGESTNTARTLADGFGLARYNADGTLDTSFGSGGKVVTPLWNCDLHSLALQPDGKIVVVAQAASTVGQEFHFTVARYNANGTLDTGFGPAHNGLVLVTDMLADHPGVTSGGWYSDTLAYEAYDVAVQADGKIVAVGETYGNAQGDGWLIARFDAAGNLDDTFGIRGTTFVKPSGDINLWDQAFGVALQADGRIVVAGGGDNAAEFYVGRFDAAGNLDGTFGSGGLVHTVVGSSPNQARDVAIQPDGKIVVSGDAATSSGIGFGLARYLAPTTMTAMAGTLTSTAAAPGPAPTTPWSDASGDDSPQPIGPTIPPVSRLFARRRPRVTLAARPGGALL, from the coding sequence ATGATGCGCCGACGCTTCCACATCGATCTGGAGCCCCTGGAAGACCGCCGGCTCCTCTCCGGCCCCGGGTCGCTCGACCCGAGCTTCGGCGCCGGCGGCACGGTGACCACGACGTTCTCCGGCCGGGACATCGCCAGCAAGCTGCTCGTGCAAGCCGACGGCAAGGTGGTCGCAGTCGGCGCGAACATGGCCCGCTACAACGACAACGGCACCCTCGACGCGACCTTCGGCAAGGGCGGCAAGGTCACGTCGGTGAGCTCGCGGTCGGCCGCGCTGGTCCCGGCCGGGACGGCCAACGCGGGCAAGATCGTCGTGGCCGGCACCTCCTCCACCAAGAAGACCGGCAGCGACTTCACCCTGACCCGCTACAACGCCAACGGCAGCGTGGACGCCTCCTTCGGCACCCGGGGCGTGGTGACCACCGACCTCGGCGGGTACGACGTGACCGAGGCCGTGGCGGTCCAGCCCGACGGCAAGATCGTCGTGGCGGGCGAGTCGACGAACACGGCCCGGACCCTTGCCGACGGCTTCGGCCTGGCGCGGTACAACGCCGACGGGACCCTGGACACGTCGTTCGGCTCGGGCGGCAAGGTCGTCACGCCGCTCTGGAACTGCGACCTCCACAGCCTCGCGTTGCAGCCCGACGGCAAGATCGTCGTGGTGGCGCAGGCGGCGTCAACCGTCGGTCAGGAGTTCCACTTCACGGTCGCGCGATACAACGCGAACGGGACCCTCGATACCGGATTCGGTCCCGCCCACAACGGCCTCGTCCTCGTGACCGACATGCTCGCCGACCATCCCGGCGTGACGTCGGGCGGCTGGTACAGCGACACCCTGGCCTACGAGGCCTACGACGTGGCCGTCCAGGCCGACGGCAAGATCGTCGCGGTGGGCGAGACGTACGGAAATGCCCAGGGCGACGGGTGGCTGATCGCCCGCTTCGATGCGGCGGGCAACCTCGACGATACGTTCGGCATCCGCGGGACCACGTTCGTCAAGCCGTCCGGCGACATCAACCTCTGGGACCAGGCCTTCGGCGTGGCCCTGCAGGCCGACGGCCGTATCGTGGTCGCCGGCGGCGGGGACAATGCGGCCGAATTCTACGTCGGTCGGTTCGACGCGGCGGGTAACCTCGACGGCACGTTCGGCAGCGGCGGCCTTGTCCATACCGTGGTCGGCTCGTCGCCGAATCAGGCCCGTGACGTGGCGATCCAGCCGGACGGCAAGATCGTCGTCTCGGGCGACGCGGCCACCAGTTCGGGCATCGGGTTCGGCCTGGCCCGGTATCTCGCCCCGACGACGATGACGGCGATGGCCGGCACGCTCACCTCGACCGCCGCGGCGCCCGGCCCGGCGCCGACCACGCCGTGGAGCGACGCGTCCGGCGACGACTCGCCCCAGCCCATCGGGCCGACCATCCCTCCCGTGTCGCGACTCTTTGCCCGACGGAGGCCGCGGGTGACGCTCGCCGCGCGGCCGGGCGGGGCCCTCCTTTGA
- a CDS encoding Gfo/Idh/MocA family protein, producing MSRFARLTPASLVLATLLPLASTRAGAQDAGAKPLRAGIIGLDTSHAVAFTRSLNAPEPKPELAGVRVVAAYPGGSPDIEGNTKHVEEYTRELRDVHKVEIVGSIDALLAKVDVVLLESVDGRPHLAQAEPVFRARKPVFIDKPVAGSLADAVRIGRLAERSGTPWFSSSALRYSPSIRKLAGNPAIGDVVGCDAFSPSPLEPHHPDLFWYGIHGVETLYTVMGPGCISVSRVRTDDADVVTGTWRGGRVGTFRGTRRGPHDYGALAFGAKGIVLGQGFGGYEPLLAEVVKFFRTGRPPVSAKETLEIYAFMEAADESKRRGGAAVTLESVLAHAREEVDRESR from the coding sequence GTGTCACGATTCGCTCGCCTCACTCCCGCGTCCCTCGTGCTCGCGACGCTGCTTCCCCTCGCCTCGACGAGGGCCGGGGCTCAGGATGCCGGCGCCAAGCCGCTGCGGGCCGGGATCATCGGCCTGGACACGTCGCACGCCGTGGCCTTCACGAGGTCGCTCAACGCCCCGGAGCCCAAGCCCGAGCTGGCGGGCGTGCGCGTGGTGGCGGCGTATCCGGGGGGGAGCCCGGACATCGAGGGCAACACCAAGCACGTCGAGGAATACACCCGCGAGCTCCGCGACGTCCACAAGGTCGAGATCGTGGGCTCGATCGACGCCCTGCTCGCGAAGGTGGACGTGGTCCTGCTGGAGAGCGTGGACGGCCGCCCGCACCTGGCTCAGGCGGAGCCGGTCTTCCGGGCCCGCAAGCCGGTCTTCATCGACAAGCCGGTGGCCGGCTCGCTGGCCGACGCCGTGCGGATCGGGCGGCTGGCCGAGCGGTCCGGAACGCCCTGGTTCTCCAGCTCCGCGCTGCGGTACAGCCCGTCGATCCGGAAGCTGGCGGGCAACCCGGCGATCGGCGACGTCGTCGGCTGCGACGCCTTCAGCCCCAGCCCGCTGGAGCCCCATCACCCCGACCTCTTCTGGTACGGCATCCATGGCGTGGAGACGCTGTACACCGTCATGGGCCCCGGCTGCATCTCCGTCTCGCGGGTGCGGACCGACGACGCCGACGTGGTGACCGGCACCTGGCGGGGCGGCCGCGTCGGCACGTTCCGCGGCACCCGCCGCGGCCCGCACGACTACGGGGCCCTCGCCTTCGGCGCGAAGGGCATCGTCCTGGGCCAGGGATTCGGCGGCTACGAGCCGCTCCTCGCGGAGGTCGTCAAGTTCTTCCGGACCGGCCGGCCGCCCGTCTCCGCGAAGGAGACGCTGGAGATCTACGCCTTCATGGAGGCCGCCGACGAGAGCAAGCGCCGGGGCGGGGCCGCCGTCACCCTGGAGAGCGTCCTGGCCCACGCCCGCGAGGAGGTGGATCGGGAGTCGAGGTGA
- a CDS encoding serine/threonine-protein kinase — MPTPDARAKDVFLEAVEVADPAERAAFLDAACAGDAELRRRVEALLAAHERPESLLDRAAVATVENGFQPSVTAGTPLEGTGARVGPYLLLEPLGEGGMGVVFLAEQSEPVRRRVALKVIKPGMDTARVVARFDAERQALALMDHPNIARVLDAGATPAGRPYFVMERVDGRPITRYCDENRLTPRQRLELFVPVCQAVQHAHQKGIIHRDLKPSNVLVAEVDGRPVPKVIDFGIAKAIDPGLTGRDTLTRPEVLVGTPEYMSPEQAGAGHDVDTRSDVYGLGVLLYELLTGSTPIDHASLARAAMDEVLRRVREEEPPRPSSRLGGTGDRLPSVAAVRATEPARLARLVRGDLDWLVMKALEKDRNRRYETANALARDIQRYLRDDPVEAGPPSAWYRVRKFGRRHRAALAAILAVVLALVVGTAVSVWQAETARHATRRALVAESEARTDRDAALEAKRRADEQAAITDAVNTFFLKDVLGQSDVANQRGSPDPDVKVRTLLDRAAEGIPGRFAGQPVVEAAIRETIGTSYRALGLYRQAEPHLGRAVDLRLRVLGPEHHQTLTAQNDLATLLLHEGKFAEAEPLLRSGLAAMERGAGPNHVDTITARNNLAMLYLQQDRLADAEPVLVANLDALTQALGPAHHNTLGTQNNLASLYVRRGRLPEAERLLRAVVEARLREAGPEHPNSLLARNNLAVVLRNQGKFPEAESLLLATLEVQRRLHGPEHPDTLASQHNLARLYQARGELDRAEALFGATLEAAMRTLGAQHPISRKLREGLEKVRLQRGRAGGQEMPNGGEAFAR, encoded by the coding sequence ATGCCGACACCCGATGCACGCGCCAAGGATGTCTTCCTCGAGGCGGTCGAGGTCGCCGACCCCGCCGAGAGGGCCGCCTTCCTGGATGCGGCCTGCGCGGGCGATGCCGAGCTGCGGCGGCGGGTCGAGGCCCTGCTCGCCGCCCACGAGCGGCCCGAAAGCCTGCTCGACCGGGCCGCCGTCGCGACGGTCGAGAACGGCTTCCAGCCCAGCGTGACCGCCGGAACCCCGCTGGAAGGGACCGGGGCCCGGGTGGGCCCTTACCTGTTGCTCGAGCCCCTGGGCGAAGGCGGCATGGGCGTCGTCTTCCTGGCCGAGCAGAGCGAGCCGGTCCGCCGCCGGGTCGCCCTGAAGGTGATCAAGCCGGGGATGGATACGGCCCGGGTGGTCGCCCGGTTCGATGCCGAGCGGCAGGCCCTGGCCCTGATGGACCATCCCAACATCGCCCGGGTGCTCGATGCCGGCGCCACCCCCGCCGGCAGGCCGTATTTCGTCATGGAGCGGGTCGATGGCCGGCCGATCACCCGCTACTGCGACGAGAACCGCCTCACCCCGCGCCAGCGGCTGGAGCTCTTCGTCCCGGTCTGCCAGGCGGTGCAGCACGCCCACCAGAAGGGCATCATCCACCGGGACCTCAAGCCGTCCAACGTGCTCGTGGCCGAGGTCGACGGCCGGCCGGTGCCCAAGGTGATTGACTTCGGGATCGCCAAGGCGATCGATCCGGGGTTGACGGGGCGAGACACGCTCACGCGTCCCGAGGTCCTGGTGGGCACCCCCGAGTACATGAGCCCCGAACAGGCCGGCGCCGGCCACGACGTCGACACCCGCTCCGACGTCTACGGCCTGGGGGTGCTCCTGTACGAGTTGCTGACCGGCTCCACCCCGATCGACCACGCGAGCCTGGCGCGGGCGGCCATGGACGAGGTCCTTCGGCGGGTCCGGGAGGAGGAGCCGCCAAGGCCCTCGTCCCGCCTCGGCGGGACGGGCGACCGGCTCCCGTCCGTGGCCGCCGTGCGGGCGACCGAGCCGGCGCGGCTGGCGAGGCTGGTGAGGGGCGACCTCGACTGGCTGGTCATGAAGGCGCTGGAGAAGGACCGCAACAGGCGGTATGAGACGGCGAACGCCCTGGCCCGCGACATCCAGCGGTACCTCCGCGACGACCCGGTCGAGGCCGGCCCCCCGTCGGCCTGGTATCGCGTCCGCAAGTTCGGCCGTCGCCACCGCGCCGCCCTCGCGGCGATCCTGGCGGTCGTCCTCGCCCTGGTCGTCGGCACGGCCGTGAGCGTCTGGCAGGCGGAGACCGCGAGGCACGCGACCCGTCGCGCCCTCGTCGCGGAGTCCGAGGCCAGGACCGACCGCGACGCGGCCCTCGAGGCGAAGAGGCGAGCCGACGAGCAGGCCGCGATCACCGATGCGGTCAATACCTTCTTCCTCAAGGACGTGCTCGGGCAGTCCGACGTGGCCAACCAGCGTGGGAGCCCCGACCCCGACGTGAAGGTGCGGACGCTGCTGGATCGCGCCGCCGAGGGCATCCCCGGTCGGTTCGCGGGCCAGCCGGTCGTCGAGGCGGCGATCCGGGAGACGATCGGCACGAGCTACAGGGCCCTCGGCCTGTACCGGCAGGCGGAGCCCCACCTCGGGCGAGCCGTCGATCTCCGCTTGCGCGTGCTCGGCCCCGAGCATCACCAAACGCTCACGGCCCAGAATGACCTCGCGACCCTCTTGCTCCACGAGGGCAAGTTCGCGGAGGCCGAGCCGCTCCTCCGCTCCGGCCTGGCCGCCATGGAGCGCGGCGCCGGCCCCAACCACGTCGACACCATCACCGCCCGGAACAACCTGGCGATGCTCTACCTTCAGCAGGATCGGCTCGCGGACGCCGAGCCCGTGCTCGTCGCCAACCTCGACGCCCTGACGCAGGCCCTCGGCCCGGCGCACCACAACACCCTCGGCACACAGAACAACCTGGCGTCACTTTATGTGCGGCGGGGTCGGCTCCCGGAGGCCGAACGCCTGTTACGGGCCGTCGTCGAGGCGCGGCTCCGCGAAGCCGGCCCCGAGCACCCGAACAGCCTCCTCGCCCGGAACAACTTGGCCGTGGTCCTGCGGAACCAGGGCAAGTTCCCCGAGGCCGAGTCCCTGCTGCTCGCCACCCTGGAGGTCCAGCGGCGCCTCCACGGCCCGGAGCACCCCGACACCCTGGCCTCCCAGCACAACCTGGCCCGCCTCTACCAGGCCAGGGGCGAACTCGACAGGGCAGAGGCGCTGTTCGGCGCGACGCTGGAGGCCGCGATGCGCACGCTGGGCGCCCAGCACCCGATCTCGAGGAAGCTGCGGGAGGGCCTGGAGAAGGTCCGCCTGCAGAGGGGACGGGCCGGCGGTCAGGAGATGCCGAACGGAGGCGAAGCGTTCGCCCGGTGA
- a CDS encoding MBL fold metallo-hydrolase, protein MEAKQVVPGVWQLPITFVNAFLLDTGDGLALIDTGIAGAAPRILEAMRGIGRQPGDLRHILVTHCHADHAGSLADMKRLTGAPATMHPIDAAMTRRGQAMRPLTQAPGLINALVCRFLVGSAPTTVEPAEVEHEAGDGATLPGGIRAIHVPGHCAGQLAFLWPERGGVLFAADAAANAFGLSLSPMYEDIGEGRRSLAKLSALDFEVACFGHGKPILSGASARFARKWPPAR, encoded by the coding sequence ATGGAAGCCAAGCAAGTCGTGCCGGGCGTCTGGCAACTGCCGATCACCTTCGTGAACGCCTTCCTCCTGGACACCGGCGACGGCCTGGCGCTGATCGACACGGGGATCGCCGGCGCCGCGCCGCGGATCCTCGAGGCGATGCGCGGGATCGGCCGGCAGCCGGGGGACCTCCGCCACATCCTCGTGACGCACTGCCACGCCGACCACGCCGGCAGCCTGGCCGACATGAAGCGGCTGACGGGCGCCCCGGCGACCATGCACCCGATCGACGCGGCGATGACGCGCCGGGGCCAGGCGATGCGGCCCCTGACGCAGGCCCCCGGGCTGATCAACGCGCTGGTCTGCCGGTTCCTCGTCGGCTCGGCCCCGACGACGGTCGAACCCGCCGAGGTGGAGCACGAGGCCGGGGACGGCGCGACCCTGCCGGGCGGCATCCGGGCGATCCACGTCCCCGGCCACTGCGCCGGGCAGCTCGCCTTCCTCTGGCCCGAGCGCGGCGGCGTCCTGTTCGCGGCCGACGCCGCCGCGAACGCCTTCGGCCTGTCGTTGAGCCCGATGTACGAGGACATCGGCGAGGGGCGGAGGAGCCTGGCGAAGCTCTCCGCCCTGGACTTCGAGGTCGCCTGCTTCGGCCACGGCAAGCCGATCCTCTCCGGGGCCTCGGCGCGGTTCGCGAGGAAGTGGCCCCCCGCCCGGTGA
- a CDS encoding PAS domain-containing sensor histidine kinase, which produces MDRQDGQTGPLAPGARPPAWRRSLPLQVALGYAAIALIWSLASIVVLTWSRARGPRLSALAAGAWIGFSAFTSAVLYAGLRELLRRIEASRRELEAGERRLRTLFDKLADPLFLADERGRLLEVNPRACESLGRSRDELLAMEVVDFDAGLTRWEIEALAAESAGQPDRVHTFETRHRRADGTIFPVEVRAIPVEWDGRLRYLSLARDLTARKRAEAAIRESEERLRAFVEHAPAALAMFDAGLRYLAASRRWRETYGLDGREFLGLCHYDLLPELPERCREHHRRALAGEVVRCEAELIPDASGRDRWDRWEVRPWHAEGGDVAGILIFVEDITGRMRAERALRESEGRFRSVVESAPAGILAVDGDGRITLANRRILDWFGYGRDEILGRPVEDLVPEGSRARHEALRRGYASAPDRRTMGAGRPLTAARKDGSEFPVEVGLTLVPGAEPAFLAMIVDVTERRRAESLIRESLTFRETLLEAIPAPVFYKDAAGRYLGGNAAFFQFLGRGREETIGRTAAEIVPGELGTLHSEMDRRLLENPGRQVYEAATAGAGDEAAAVIFHKAAIPGEDGRPIGIVGVILDVTALRRAESALRELNAGLERRVEERTAELAELAGILDASTDLIATAGPDGEARWANRAMERAVGPHGPGRAIGRIADTHPPASAARVLEEGLPAAARDGHWLGETEVLGRDGRLIPVSQLILAHRGPGGEVAYYSTIMRDITERKRMEAELARAARLKDEFLAGMSHELRTPLNAVLGLAEALMEGIYGPMNDRQAEALGDVHRSGRHLLGLINEILDLSRIEAGQMELLPGPASPEAIGGDSLRMVRDEARRKRLETRLTLRGVPDVLVLDGRRVRQILVNLLSNAVKFTPEGGSVSLEMSADAAGRELILSVRDTGIGIAPEHLGQLFQPFRQLDARLSRQFGGAGLGLSLVRKLAQLHGGDVEVQSEPGRGSVFTVRLPLVLPEDPEEEGPAEDRPAAP; this is translated from the coding sequence ATGGACCGACAGGACGGCCAGACCGGCCCGCTTGCCCCCGGCGCGCGCCCGCCGGCCTGGCGACGATCGCTGCCCCTGCAGGTCGCCCTCGGCTACGCGGCGATCGCCTTAATCTGGTCCCTCGCTTCGATCGTCGTCCTGACGTGGTCGCGAGCCCGGGGGCCCCGGCTGTCGGCGCTCGCCGCGGGCGCCTGGATCGGCTTCAGCGCGTTCACCTCGGCGGTCCTCTACGCCGGCCTGCGGGAACTGCTGCGCCGGATCGAGGCTTCCCGGCGGGAGCTGGAGGCGGGCGAGCGGCGCCTCCGCACGCTCTTCGACAAGCTTGCCGACCCCTTGTTCCTCGCGGACGAGCGCGGCCGGCTCCTGGAGGTGAACCCCCGCGCGTGCGAGTCGCTCGGGCGGTCACGCGACGAGCTCCTGGCGATGGAGGTCGTGGACTTCGACGCCGGGCTCACCCGCTGGGAGATCGAGGCCCTCGCGGCCGAGTCGGCGGGGCAGCCGGACCGGGTCCACACGTTCGAGACGAGGCACCGCCGCGCCGACGGCACGATCTTCCCCGTCGAGGTCCGGGCCATCCCCGTGGAGTGGGATGGCCGGCTCCGGTACCTCTCGCTCGCCCGGGACCTGACCGCCCGCAAGCGGGCGGAGGCGGCGATCCGCGAGAGCGAGGAGAGGCTCCGCGCGTTCGTCGAGCACGCCCCCGCCGCGCTGGCGATGTTCGACGCGGGGCTGCGGTACCTGGCCGCCAGCCGCAGATGGCGCGAGACGTACGGCCTGGATGGCCGGGAGTTCCTGGGCCTCTGCCATTACGACCTGCTGCCCGAGCTCCCGGAGCGCTGCCGCGAGCACCACCGCCGCGCCCTCGCCGGCGAGGTCGTCCGGTGCGAGGCGGAGCTCATCCCGGACGCCTCCGGCCGCGACCGCTGGGATCGCTGGGAGGTGCGGCCCTGGCACGCCGAGGGGGGGGACGTCGCGGGGATCCTCATCTTCGTGGAGGACATCACGGGGCGGATGCGGGCGGAGCGGGCGCTCCGCGAGAGCGAGGGGCGGTTCCGATCGGTGGTGGAGTCGGCCCCCGCGGGGATCCTCGCGGTGGACGGGGACGGGCGGATCACGCTGGCCAACCGCCGGATCCTCGACTGGTTCGGCTACGGCCGGGACGAGATCCTCGGCAGGCCGGTCGAGGACCTCGTCCCCGAGGGATCCCGGGCCCGCCACGAGGCGCTCCGGCGGGGGTACGCCTCGGCCCCGGACCGCCGGACCATGGGGGCCGGGCGGCCGCTCACCGCGGCCCGGAAGGACGGCTCGGAATTCCCCGTGGAGGTCGGCCTGACCCTCGTCCCGGGCGCCGAGCCGGCCTTCCTGGCGATGATCGTGGACGTCACGGAGCGGCGCCGGGCCGAGTCGCTGATCCGCGAGAGCCTCACCTTCCGCGAGACGCTCCTGGAGGCCATCCCCGCGCCGGTCTTCTACAAGGACGCGGCGGGCCGGTACCTGGGGGGGAACGCGGCCTTCTTCCAGTTCCTCGGCCGGGGCCGCGAGGAGACGATCGGCCGGACCGCTGCGGAGATCGTGCCGGGGGAGCTCGGCACACTCCACTCCGAGATGGACCGCCGCCTCCTCGAGAATCCCGGCCGCCAGGTCTACGAGGCCGCCACGGCCGGCGCCGGGGACGAGGCGGCCGCCGTCATCTTCCACAAGGCCGCCATCCCGGGCGAGGACGGCCGGCCGATCGGGATCGTCGGGGTGATCCTGGACGTGACCGCCCTGCGACGCGCGGAGTCCGCCCTGCGGGAGCTCAACGCGGGCCTCGAGCGGCGCGTGGAGGAGCGGACCGCCGAGCTGGCGGAGCTGGCGGGGATCCTCGACGCCTCCACCGACCTCATCGCCACCGCCGGCCCCGACGGCGAGGCCCGCTGGGCCAACCGCGCCATGGAGAGGGCCGTCGGCCCCCACGGGCCGGGCCGGGCGATCGGCCGGATCGCGGACACGCACCCGCCCGCCTCGGCCGCGCGGGTGCTCGAGGAGGGCCTCCCCGCGGCCGCCCGGGATGGCCACTGGCTGGGCGAGACCGAGGTCCTGGGGCGGGACGGCCGCCTCATCCCCGTCTCTCAGCTCATCCTGGCGCACCGCGGACCGGGCGGCGAGGTCGCGTACTACTCCACGATCATGCGCGACATCACCGAGCGCAAGCGGATGGAGGCCGAGCTCGCGCGGGCCGCCCGGCTGAAGGACGAGTTCCTCGCCGGCATGAGCCACGAGCTGCGCACGCCGCTGAACGCCGTCCTCGGGCTGGCCGAGGCGCTGATGGAGGGCATCTACGGGCCGATGAACGACCGCCAGGCGGAGGCCCTCGGCGACGTGCACCGGAGCGGGCGGCACCTGCTGGGCCTGATCAACGAGATCCTCGACCTGTCCAGGATCGAGGCCGGGCAGATGGAGCTGCTGCCCGGCCCGGCGAGCCCGGAGGCGATCGGCGGGGACTCCCTGCGGATGGTCCGCGACGAGGCCCGGCGGAAGCGACTGGAGACCCGCCTCACGCTTCGGGGCGTCCCGGACGTCCTGGTCCTGGACGGCCGCCGGGTCCGGCAGATCCTGGTCAACCTGCTCTCCAACGCGGTCAAGTTCACCCCGGAGGGCGGGTCCGTCTCGCTGGAGATGTCCGCGGACGCGGCCGGCCGCGAGCTGATCCTGTCCGTGCGCGACACGGGCATCGGCATCGCCCCGGAGCACCTGGGCCAGCTCTTCCAGCCGTTCCGCCAGCTCGACGCCCGGCTCTCCCGCCAGTTCGGCGGGGCCGGCCTGGGCCTGTCCCTGGTCCGCAAGCTCGCGCAGCTCCACGGCGGGGACGTCGAGGTGCAGAGCGAGCCGGGCCGTGGCAGCGTCTTCACCGTCCGCCTTCCCCTGGTCCTGCCGGAGGATCCGGAGGAGGAAGGCCCCGCGGAGGACCGGCCCGCGGCGCCGTGA
- a CDS encoding ECF-type sigma factor, with product MTNDVTRILSAIEVGDRQAAGKLLPLVYDELRRLAARKLAGEAPGHTLQATALVHEAYLRLVGPDADRLWEGRGHFFAAAAEAMRRILVESARRRRRQKRGGGRPRVELLEADLTIDDPPDELLEVDEALGRLEATDPEAAALVKLRYFGGLTVEEAAGSLGMSRATAYRHWAYARAWVRCEVLGASGEIPRGE from the coding sequence ATGACGAACGACGTGACACGCATCCTCTCGGCCATCGAGGTGGGGGACCGCCAGGCGGCCGGGAAGCTCCTGCCCCTGGTCTATGACGAACTGCGTCGGCTGGCCGCCCGGAAGCTCGCCGGCGAGGCCCCCGGCCACACGCTCCAGGCGACCGCGCTGGTCCACGAGGCCTACCTCCGGCTGGTCGGCCCCGACGCCGACCGGCTCTGGGAGGGCCGCGGCCACTTCTTCGCCGCCGCGGCCGAGGCGATGCGCCGGATCCTGGTCGAGTCGGCCCGCCGTCGCAGGCGGCAGAAGCGTGGCGGCGGCCGGCCCCGGGTGGAGCTGCTGGAGGCCGACCTGACCATCGACGATCCGCCGGATGAGCTCCTCGAGGTCGACGAGGCCCTCGGGAGGCTGGAGGCCACGGATCCCGAGGCGGCCGCCCTGGTCAAGCTGCGCTACTTCGGCGGGCTGACCGTCGAGGAGGCCGCCGGGTCGCTCGGCATGTCGCGGGCGACCGCCTACCGCCACTGGGCGTACGCCCGCGCCTGGGTGCGATGCGAGGTCCTCGGGGCGAGCGGGGAGATCCCACGGGGCGAGTGA